The following coding sequences lie in one Arachis stenosperma cultivar V10309 chromosome 5, arast.V10309.gnm1.PFL2, whole genome shotgun sequence genomic window:
- the LOC130981930 gene encoding uncharacterized protein LOC130981930, which translates to MDDGPGKINFIPDYFQVPASVAKSPENRTPSIIEPRTNKHLRSRQHLWGQRTMRAASMLRLFSLRGLPWLGNGGQEKVELTAAEVESLRSELADMEEREAQLKAQLENIDEILRSSRLSGYLYIRSRWATLPGEPPPIDDTDIDDWLPRFIVLHGACLYLYMLCTDLSPLDSTLLSDIVEVGALPSFKCEDDEMRYAFYILTRHGLRYECSSNSKIKVDAWLSALQAECKLDSEKMTSQLFRSASRATRSLLSASKASRFHSGAAAVVSLRSKAPCLVSSYGKSGSGSASASWISGALALPAAAYMLQDQEVHAAEFERTFIAIKPDGVQRGLISEIISRFERKGYKLVGIKVLVPSKEFAKKHYHDLSERPFFNELCDFLSSGPVIAMVWEGEGVITYGRKLIGATDPQKSAPGTIRGDLAVNVGRNIIHGSDGPETAKDEIKLWFKPEELVSFTSNAEKWIYGSN; encoded by the exons ATGGATGATGGTCCTGGCAAAATAAACTTCATTCCTGATTACTTCCAAGTTCCAGCATCAGTTGCAAAATCCCCTGAGAACAGAACACCATCGATTATTGAACCTAGAACCAATAAACATTTGAG GTCCCGGCAGCATCTGTGGGGTCAGAGAACAATGAGGGCTGCTTCTATGTTGAGATTGTTTAGTCTGCGTGGGCTGCCATGGCTTGGTAATGGGGGTCAGGAAAAG GTTGAGCTAACAGCTGCAGAAGTAGAGTCACTCCGATCAGAACTTGCCGATATGGAAGAGAGAGAAGCTCAATTGAAAGCTCA GTTGGAAAATATCGATGAAATTTTGCGGTCATCTCGTCTTTCTGGATATTTGTACATTCGAAGT AGGTGGGCAACACTACCAGGAGAACCTCCACCTATAGATGACACAGACATAGATGATTGGCTTCCTCGCTTCATTGTTCTCCATGGTGCATGTCTGTATTTATATATGTTGTGTACAG ATCTAAGTCCATTGGACTCCACGCTTCTGTCTGATATTGTTGAAGTAGGCGCTTTACCCAGTTTCAAGTGTGAAGATGATGAAATGCGATATGCCTTTTATATTTTAACTCGTCATGGATTACGTTATGAGTGTTCAAGCAATTCTAAGATAAAG GTAGACGCATGGTTATCAGCTTTACAAGCTGAGTGCAAATTGGATT CCGAAAAGATGACTTCTCAACTATTCAGATCCGCTTCCAGAGCCACCAGGTCCCTTCTCTCTGCTTCCAAGGCCTCTCGTTTCCACTCTG GCGCCGCTGCTGTAGTTTCGTTGAGGAGTAAAGCGCCGTGTTTGGTTTCAAGTTATGGAAAAAGCGGTTCTGGCAGTGCATCTGCTTCCTGGATTTCAGGAGCTCTTGCTCTCCCCGCCGCAG CTTACATGCTCCAAGATCAGGAGGTTCATGCTGCTGAG TTTGAACGCACTTTCATTGCCATTAAGCCTGATGGAGTGCAGAGAGGCCTG ATTTCAGAGATTATATCTCGTTTCGAGCGCAAAGGCTACAAGCTTGTGGGGATCAAAGTGTTGGTTCCTTCAAAGGAATTTGCCAAGAAGCACTATCATGATCTCAGTGAAAGACCCTTCTTCAATGAGCTCTGTGACTTCCTAAGCTCTGGCCCTGTTATTGCAATG GTTTGGGAAGGAGAAGGAGTAATAACTTATGGCCGAAAACTAATTGGAGCCACTGATCCGCAGAAATCTGCACCTGGAACTATTAGAGGTGATCTGGCTGTTAATGTTGGAAG AAATATCATCCATGGAAGTGATGGTCCAGAAACTGCTAAGGATGAGATTAAGTTGTGGTTTAAGCCAGAGGAGTTGGTTAGCTTTACCAGCAATGCCGAAAAGTGGATTTATGGTTCCAActga